One segment of Vicugna pacos chromosome 30, VicPac4, whole genome shotgun sequence DNA contains the following:
- the LOC140690314 gene encoding uncharacterized protein isoform X1 translates to MVFQDISLPSRSTETCYSMPQHLVSQLTGLSCTEENEFGLNNTSTYLASWTLGLRAALPHTGAYDNCLPSAPPVHVSPSTFPRLPSSSPILPPSVPLLSQDPERIAGPPAHAQLLPAGPRVGSSSSEPGIGPNGFSALSPCRPLATAWGRGLWLWKCKVRGYRERGEAAAGGRSACHSPPGRQSACVQLDCSGQTPLPAPPAPAPRPQLSRARCAPAPLGPAGLPSVRGWHPLPLSRRRVLPSRSSSPWPPTRPHHWAGCVPGGRGLHTRTGRAAWAGAGAGLRAGLQPASPTPLSLPRDPGAAFLSLSRSLRSRLAAWALLPRLRARGCNSQLLLVESGKGSGSAEGASVSLIRISAPDKYLEHFQVL, encoded by the exons atggttttccaggacattagtttgccatctaggtctacagaaacttgctattccatgccccaacacttggtctcccaacttactggcctgtcctgcactgaggagaatgaatttggactcaataacacttctacctacctagcaagttggacactgggactgagggcagctctcccacacacaggggcctacg ataactgccttccctctgctcctcctgtccatgtgtctccctccacttttccccgcctcccctcctcctcccctattctccctccctcggttccccttctctctcaggacccagagcggatcgctggccctcctgcgcatgcgcagttgctgccagctggaccgcgggttggaagctccagctccgagccggggatcggccccaatggcttctcagctctgtcgccctgtaggcctttggctactgcttggggccggggcctctggctgtggaagtgcaaggtgaggggatatcgggaaaggggtgaggcggctgcgggagggcggtcggcgtgtcacagccccccagggcgccagtcagcgtgtgttcagctggattgctcgggccagacccctctgcccgcgccacctgccccggcgccccggccacagctgtccagggccaggtgtgcccctgcgcctcttggcccagccgggctcccctcagtccgcggctggcatccgcttcccctctcccgccggcgagtcctcccctcccggtcttcctctccttggccgccgacccgtccccaccactgggcgggctgtgtcccgggcgggcggggtctgcacacccggacggggcgggcggcttgggctggggctggggctggcctccgagcggggctgcagcccgcgtcccccaccccgctctccctgccccgcgaccccggggctgccttcctctccctttcccgatccctgaggtccagattagcggcgtgggcgctgctccccaggctgagagcccgcggctgtaactcccagcttctcctggtggagtcgggaaaagggagcggcagtgctgagggagcttctgtctccttgatcaggatttctgccccagataagtaccttgaacactttcaggtgttatga